GAGAACCTGCGCTTCCATCCCGAAGAAGAGAAAAATGATCCCGCCTTCGCCGCGTCACTGGCGAAGCTCGGTGACGTGTATGTCAATGATGCCTTCGGCAGCGCCCACCGCGCCCATGCCTCCACCGAAGGAGTCACCAGGCATTTGCACCCCGCCGTTGCCGGTTACCTGATGAAAAAGGAACTGGACTATCTCGGTAAGGCGCTCGCCGATCCCGCGCGGCCCTTCGTCGCCGTCCTCGGCGGCTCCAAGATCTCCGGCAAGATCGACGTCATCGAAAACCTGCTGGACAAAGTCGACGCCATTCTCATCGGCGGCGGCATGGCCTACACCTTTTTCAAGACGATGGGCCGGGAAATCGGCAATTCCATCGTCGAAATGGACCGCGTCGACATGGCCCATGACCTGCTGAAGCACGCCGCCACCAGCCGCACCAAACTGGTGTTGCCGTCCGATTCCCGCGTCGCCAATGAACTGGCTGCCGGTGTCACCATCGTCGTGCGCAGCAATGATGCCTTGCGCGAAGACGATATCGCCGGCGACATCGGGCCGGAAACGGAAAAGCAGTACAGCGACATTATCCGTAAGGCCAAAACCGTCGTCTGGAACGGACCGATGGGTGTTTTCGAAATCCCTGAGTTTGCCCACGGGACCAAAGCGGTCGCCGAGGCCCTCGCAGAGGCTACCAAGGCGGGAGCCGTCACGGTTGTGGGCGGAGGCGACTCTGCGGCGGCCATCAAGAAGTTCGGTCTGGAAAGCAAGGTGTCCCATGTCTCCACTGGCGGCGGTGCCAGCCTCGAATTCTTGGAAGGCAAGGAACTGCCCGGAGTCGTGGCTCTGGATGATGCGGATGAGCAAGTTAAATTAAAAGAAACATTTAACCAATGATCCTCGCAGCAAATTGGAAGATGAACAAGACGGCAAAGGAGGCCTCCGAGTTCGTGGCCGCCTACGCTGCCGGGCAGGCCGAGTGGGTGGTCCCCACCATTATCCTGCCTCCTTTTACCGCCCTCCCTGCGGTCGCTTCCGCCTGTTTGCAGACCGGATTTCCCCGCCAAAGGCTTGCATATGGCGCTCAAAATTTCTATTTTGAGGTTTCTGGAGCCTTTACGGGGGAAGTCTCGGCGGACATGCTCCTCGAACACGGCTGCCGCTATGTTCTGTGCGGACATAGTGAACGGCGGCACGTTTTCGGTGAGAGTGATGCCTTAATCGGCAAGAAGGTCGCCCGTGCCATCGAAAAGGACCTGCTGCCGATTTTCTGTATCGGCGAAACCCTCGCCGAGAGGCAGGGAGGCATCCTCAAGACGGTCCTGACCCGCCAGATCACAGAAGGTCTGGCCAACGTCTCCGCCGATAAGTTCTCCAAGGTGATTGTGGCTTACGAACCCGTTTGGGCCA
This genomic stretch from bacterium harbors:
- a CDS encoding phosphoglycerate kinase translates to MNKLTIDDVDLHDKRVLVRVDFNVPLDGDKVTDDIRIRESLPTIRRIVEDGGKVILMSHLGRPKGKRAMEYSLRPAAQRLSELLDRPVMMAPDCVGPEVERVVDQMQSGQVMVLENLRFHPEEEKNDPAFAASLAKLGDVYVNDAFGSAHRAHASTEGVTRHLHPAVAGYLMKKELDYLGKALADPARPFVAVLGGSKISGKIDVIENLLDKVDAILIGGGMAYTFFKTMGREIGNSIVEMDRVDMAHDLLKHAATSRTKLVLPSDSRVANELAAGVTIVVRSNDALREDDIAGDIGPETEKQYSDIIRKAKTVVWNGPMGVFEIPEFAHGTKAVAEALAEATKAGAVTVVGGGDSAAAIKKFGLESKVSHVSTGGGASLEFLEGKELPGVVALDDADEQVKLKETFNQ
- the tpiA gene encoding triose-phosphate isomerase — encoded protein: MNKTAKEASEFVAAYAAGQAEWVVPTIILPPFTALPAVASACLQTGFPRQRLAYGAQNFYFEVSGAFTGEVSADMLLEHGCRYVLCGHSERRHVFGESDALIGKKVARAIEKDLLPIFCIGETLAERQGGILKTVLTRQITEGLANVSADKFSKVIVAYEPVWAIGTGVVATVEQAEEAHGYVRECLVSAFGQAAGRVPVLYGGSVTPDNVFSLVSRPGIDGALVGGASLKVENLLALHTACVKAAKQKDVSPA